The DNA window TACAAATACGAGTTCAAGTGCAAGACATCCAGTATGTGACCATCTGAAATAACCAAAGTGAAAATAAGTGCAAATTACAAAGCTACAAAGAGGTTAGCAATGATTTAATCTTTTCAGGTGAAAATTTATTTACCAGATAAGTAACACCTGACAGAGGTGGAGTCCATGAAGGACATGACCTTTAGGAAAGCCAACACAGTCTTCACCAACAACATTGACTTTTTGAAAAGTGTGAAAGTTTCTTCATACTGCAAACTGAAATCCTCCATAAAGTTATGTGGTATATTACTGCATGTTGTAATGTATTATTGCCCTACAAGTTGTGCAGAAACCCACAGCCAAGAAACTATTAATGCACAAGAAGTTTAAAAGTTACCATGCATAAGATATGGTTCAGCTGTAACAGAATCTCAGGTATTGATTATGGCTTAGACCTGCACTGAAAGTCAACACTTAGACAAATATCCTTAAGTGAGTGACATTGTCTATATGAAAGTGAGACAATTTTGTTACACTGAAGACTTACTTGGTTAAAGTGACCTGCTTAGAAGAAACAGTAGACAATACATTCACAAATAACCATACCTACTTTGCAAGAATTAGCCCTGTAAGAATTCAACAATACTCTTTTTTACTCATCTTTTAAGATAACATGTAGATATTTACAGATATTTATAAACAGGCTTTGTTTCTTGAACAGCCATATCTTTGATAATTAATTCTTTAtacttcttccctccctccctcatcCAAGCCTGCCAAATTCAAGACTTTGTTCTAGCAGCATCCATGAAATCAATAGtgcaaaattattacaaaaaaaactCTTTTCCCAAGCTGTGACACCCTCCTCAAGTTTGTATTGGGTCAATAGCACTTCCCATGTATTTTGAGCTCTGGGGGAAAGCAGGAACAATAGATATGCTGAATCTAGCAAGCAACCAATTTCTTtgctgaggggttttttgggttttattgttGGGTGGATGTTTTTTATTTGATGCTCATACTGGCCATTGTTATAACTTTGGTAACTAGTTCACCATATTAAATTCACAGTTCCTCATTTTGACATGCACCTATAACATGTGAGTTGAACTGCACGACAATAATTGTAATGTCATCTCTATACATTCGAGCCAGTTCTTCTGGAAGACTAAGCATCTTGGACAGTCGCTCATGATCCACAGTGCCAAACTCATTGTTACCCACTGCATGACGTATCAGGTGAGTCGCTGCATTCTGATCTTCAAATACTGAAGAGATTCTTGCTCTCCTTTCTGTTAAGAGACCATGCATCTGTCCCAAAGTTACCTTATAGCCACCAACAGCTATGGGCTGTTGATGGTGAACCCCAGTGAGGTACTCCCCTACAATTCTAGCCACATCTTGCCTGTGCATTGTCTCCCACAGCCCATCTGTGGCCAAAACTAGGAACTTATCCTGTGGCCGTAATTTGTGATGTATGACTTCTGGCTCAGCTGTGAGGTATGGGGGAGTGTGATAGTTTGGAGGAATAAACTTTGTATACTCATTGTCATTCAGCTGATCTGGGCCTGACTCCACTACTCTCTTCTGTAGTTCAATACTCCATTTAAACTTCACATCGCCAAAAGCTCTAAAAGGCATCAGGAGACCTAAGAGACGATCTTGTTTCACAAGACTTTTCTCTTCAGACTTTGGATGCTCCATTTTCACTCGTTCCACTTCATGTTCATTTTGTGCATTGTGGTCATAGGACAGATTAACTGCAGACCAAGATCCATCCTCTTCCTGAACCCCAAGCATTGCCCTACTGTCACCTGTGTTTGCAATGTGCAAGTCAATGCCATCCACATGGGCCACACAGGCAGTTGCACCAGAAAATGCTACTCGCAGTACTAAGTAGTTGAGAAAAGAATTGGGATCTCCTACTTGAGCTTCTAAAGAAATATCATTATCAAGCCTCttaaaagcattaattaaaGCTTCTTTCACATCAGTAGTCTCCCCACTGTTGAGATCAATGAGCTCCTGCCAATAAGTTCTTAGACTATTGAAGTAAAGCTTGGAAGCTTCTTTGCTAAAATAATCATTGGGATGCTTGTGCCACTGTAAAATGGGCAAGAGAGCTCTGCCACTTTCCAcagcattttctatttcaagtAAAGTCTCATGAGGTAACAAAGAGACAGCAATGTAGTAAAACAGTCTTTCACTGACAGCTTGAGCACAAGCACAACCTGCATGGCCATCAAACACACCCAGAAGCATCCCTCTTGTCTGTAAGCAAGTGGCAGCACTCCTCCGGTCTTCTATTGGAGCATTAGCAGGCAACTGGTTGCTATCAAAGCCAAGGACAGAACTTACATTTTTACCATCAAATTCTGGGACTTTAAAACTGTATTCATTTGCCTTCAGAATGCTGTTGACTTGTGGAGGAGTAAGGTAAAATCTCTGTGGTGTAGAAGCATAATCCCTTCCGTGAATAAAGTGATTAAAGTTCTCCTTTGGCCTATAAAGTGCCGCAAATTTCTTCTGAGGTGCATATCTGAAGTGACTGTGAGCAAAATGAGATGATAAACAACACAGATGTTTATGGTGGCAGTAACACACTGTACTGCATATTCTGCTAATCTCACAGTTACGAATCAATGGAAACAGATGAGCTGGTGCTGGCATGGCATCAGACAACAATGGCAGCCTGGAGCTTCGGACTGGAATTGCTGAAAGACAAGAGAACAACTACATTTAGGGGGACAGCTAACAGATTTTTTCCCAGAACTCTGTATTAAGACATTTACAGTCCCTAACAAAGTTACTTATTATATGGAGCTCATAGCTTCACAGgtcttgagaaagaaaaggcattaaGAGGTTCTTGTTTATAGACACTATGTTGAGCTATAACAAAAGAGCTATACTTAAGACATTTTAGCTCTTAGACCCACTCAGCAGGCAGAAAGTAAAAACATCATCCAGACAAACAATGCAGCCTCAAACAGAACGCAAGACAACAGTTACCACGGAGCACTCTACAGTAATGCCACCTTCTGCAAGACTCTTATGgagatttgttttcctgctgatttcCCAGCTGACAGAGCCAGATGTGGcacacaaggaagaaaactctTTCTATAAGGCTGATAAAGAGATAAAGCATCTAACAGTAAGATTCAAGAAACAACTTTCAGATAACATACAACTGAGTTTAAGATGAAGATAGTTTAGACAATAAAAGCAAGCAGTAGGCGATAGACAGCAGGTATTCTTTAGGCAATCACAAGCCAGtagcaggttttgtttcttctccccCCTCTCACGTGCAAAACTTCAAACTTGTGCAACACCAATGGTGTACACATACAAAATAGCCACAGCAGTCTATGCAGCAATTGTCTAGCTTATCAGATAAAAATACAAGAGGTAGAAAGCAGATGCACCTCTCCTACCAGCAGCTCATCTACCCCAAAGTTCAGGAttataaattgctttaaaaagctaCTCAATTGAAAGACTACATGCAAGCTGTATTTGCTTCGATTACTAGAATACAGCCCTGCACAATAGTCTAAAGCTAATTCAGTGTTAAGATAACTATTTAGTTTAATATCCAAGAAAAGTATTATACTACTTTTCACAACATCtaaaaacctttcttttaatttttgattcCTCTGAAGAAAGATTATTCTAACATACCCTTGTCTCCATTTACGTAACTAGTCACAACATTACTGTGAGTGCCTCTAAAATCCTTTATTGACTATGCCTCATTATCAGGAAGTCTTTTACAATGTCATACTTGAGAAAACAATCACATAGTGGAAAAAAGTTGAACTATGCTTTGTGTGAAGTACACACAACTAAGGGGAattcaattttctctttccaactTTTATGATCAAGTTTCATCATAAAAGCTTCTTAGAAAAGATAATGACAAATTATCTTATACAAGGCTTAGTACAGTCATAAGTACTAATCTATCAGCACCACTGTATCTCAGATTTAATtgttctactgaaaaaaacagatacTACTGTGTTGTGCAAGGTGCTTCAGTCACTAAAtcgattattttttttagccaaGCAAGCATACCAGTATTTCAGATGAGACAACCCCCATAAAATATGCAGTAAGCCCCAATACTCAATCTCAAGGATCATGCAACATAGGAGGAATTGTATTCTGTAAGCACCCTATTCTGTAAGCTTTCCATAGCTTCTGCCACAGGGTTTTGATCACTCAGATTAGCTGAGAAGTGTCTGGAAATACATGAAGCTTCACCCCATACTCTGTGTTGCAAGAGAAGGAAGCAAGTCCTATTCTTCCCTCCAAGCTTGCTTGTCCTCCTTAAGTAACCAGGAATAGAACCTGTTTCTCTGTTACAAGATACATAAGTGCTGAAAGCAAAGAACTCGTGCTTCTACCACTCCACCGGCTTCCTAGTATTAATGAGTGACTGTCAGTCTTGATTTGCATTGACAAAAATTCTTGCCCATTGACCTATCCCAGGTCTCCCACTGACAGCTATGAAGACTGAACTCGCCAGTTTTCTGTTGTTCAGCTACCAGGAAGAGCTCTGGTTGTAGTTCTGTGGACCACAGCCAGCTGTACAGACACTCAGCAACAGTGTATTGGCTTGAGCTTCCAGATGTAGGCTAAATTTATGTTAGCCATTTGCTTCACAGAATGTCTATTTCTCCAGCCCAGACTTCACATGCATACAGCATGACAGAAGTAAACTCTAACTACaaatatagattttaaaaatctattcacTGCCTTCTAACTATAAGGAGCTATTTTGGTAACAGTTATGTATATTTCttcaaatgacatttaaaagcaaacattttgctTATAGAATGGGAACCTTAAGGTTCTACAGATCCACCTGGACTATGGCAGCACCTCAGATTCAGCACTGGTCTCCTGATAGACTCCAACTCAATCAAGTTTTCCTAACTGTTAAGCATTTGTGTTCAGTGCTGGCCCATATGTGGTGCCACAACAATTGTTCTGACAGTTCTGCTGTTGATCCATGatgaagcaaaaatacaaatgtacTGCTGTTACAGTGGCTCTACAGTGCCACCAGAGACTATTTTGTTGACTTTTAATCATTAGTTTATCAAATATTACAGGAAAACTAAAAGGAAACAGTAAGAAGTTAACCTCAATTTCCACAGCCTGTATCATTTACAGTAGATCCATGTCAGCTTAACCACTTACTCTAGCCcttaaataattactttaagATCCCAAGTTCATTATAGTTGATCAAGAgatggcagagaaagaaagcattaaGTAGAAATTTTACAATCCAATTTGTCAAGATATTAGAATCAATAACTGTCCAAGCCCAAAACAAGGTACAAATGCTACTTTTCAGGCTACAAAGATAACATGGCAAATAATGAGCCAGATTGTCCACTTATGGGTTTTGTAGTACCACactgataaaatgaaaaaagtattatCCTTTGCTTTAATAAAGGCTTGGTGTAACTGTACTATTACAGCCAATTGATGCTGCACAGACAGGTTCCTCCAAAACACCTGCCTTAACTGTGCCAAAGACACCCATGGCTTCAGATAAAAACACTCACCCCAGGTGCCTTGCAGACACTTGACAGACCTGAATGAATTAGCCTGTTGGAGaggacggggaggggggaggaagaacAAGAAACATTCAAC is part of the Balearica regulorum gibbericeps isolate bBalReg1 chromosome 2, bBalReg1.pri, whole genome shotgun sequence genome and encodes:
- the PDP1 gene encoding pyruvate dehyrogenase phosphatase catalytic subunit 1 isoform X1, with amino-acid sequence MLAASCCDRRMCVCPGPRRIAIPVRSSRLPLLSDAMPAPAHLFPLIRNCEISRICSTVCYCHHKHLCCLSSHFAHSHFRYAPQKKFAALYRPKENFNHFIHGRDYASTPQRFYLTPPQVNSILKANEYSFKVPEFDGKNVSSVLGFDSNQLPANAPIEDRRSAATCLQTRGMLLGVFDGHAGCACAQAVSERLFYYIAVSLLPHETLLEIENAVESGRALLPILQWHKHPNDYFSKEASKLYFNSLRTYWQELIDLNSGETTDVKEALINAFKRLDNDISLEAQVGDPNSFLNYLVLRVAFSGATACVAHVDGIDLHIANTGDSRAMLGVQEEDGSWSAVNLSYDHNAQNEHEVERVKMEHPKSEEKSLVKQDRLLGLLMPFRAFGDVKFKWSIELQKRVVESGPDQLNDNEYTKFIPPNYHTPPYLTAEPEVIHHKLRPQDKFLVLATDGLWETMHRQDVARIVGEYLTGVHHQQPIAVGGYKVTLGQMHGLLTERRARISSVFEDQNAATHLIRHAVGNNEFGTVDHERLSKMLSLPEELARMYRDDITIIVVQFNSHVIGACQNEEL
- the PDP1 gene encoding pyruvate dehyrogenase phosphatase catalytic subunit 1 isoform X2; translation: MCVCPGPRRIAIPVRSSRLPLLSDAMPAPAHLFPLIRNCEISRICSTVCYCHHKHLCCLSSHFAHSHFRYAPQKKFAALYRPKENFNHFIHGRDYASTPQRFYLTPPQVNSILKANEYSFKVPEFDGKNVSSVLGFDSNQLPANAPIEDRRSAATCLQTRGMLLGVFDGHAGCACAQAVSERLFYYIAVSLLPHETLLEIENAVESGRALLPILQWHKHPNDYFSKEASKLYFNSLRTYWQELIDLNSGETTDVKEALINAFKRLDNDISLEAQVGDPNSFLNYLVLRVAFSGATACVAHVDGIDLHIANTGDSRAMLGVQEEDGSWSAVNLSYDHNAQNEHEVERVKMEHPKSEEKSLVKQDRLLGLLMPFRAFGDVKFKWSIELQKRVVESGPDQLNDNEYTKFIPPNYHTPPYLTAEPEVIHHKLRPQDKFLVLATDGLWETMHRQDVARIVGEYLTGVHHQQPIAVGGYKVTLGQMHGLLTERRARISSVFEDQNAATHLIRHAVGNNEFGTVDHERLSKMLSLPEELARMYRDDITIIVVQFNSHVIGACQNEEL
- the PDP1 gene encoding pyruvate dehyrogenase phosphatase catalytic subunit 1 isoform X3, which produces MPAPAHLFPLIRNCEISRICSTVCYCHHKHLCCLSSHFAHSHFRYAPQKKFAALYRPKENFNHFIHGRDYASTPQRFYLTPPQVNSILKANEYSFKVPEFDGKNVSSVLGFDSNQLPANAPIEDRRSAATCLQTRGMLLGVFDGHAGCACAQAVSERLFYYIAVSLLPHETLLEIENAVESGRALLPILQWHKHPNDYFSKEASKLYFNSLRTYWQELIDLNSGETTDVKEALINAFKRLDNDISLEAQVGDPNSFLNYLVLRVAFSGATACVAHVDGIDLHIANTGDSRAMLGVQEEDGSWSAVNLSYDHNAQNEHEVERVKMEHPKSEEKSLVKQDRLLGLLMPFRAFGDVKFKWSIELQKRVVESGPDQLNDNEYTKFIPPNYHTPPYLTAEPEVIHHKLRPQDKFLVLATDGLWETMHRQDVARIVGEYLTGVHHQQPIAVGGYKVTLGQMHGLLTERRARISSVFEDQNAATHLIRHAVGNNEFGTVDHERLSKMLSLPEELARMYRDDITIIVVQFNSHVIGACQNEEL